The following are encoded in a window of Penaeus vannamei isolate JL-2024 chromosome 17, ASM4276789v1, whole genome shotgun sequence genomic DNA:
- the LOC113810144 gene encoding platelet glycoprotein Ib alpha chain-like yields the protein MYFIEAVKFESEVATLRYKNGHTLREARQEARRQGFSHTPYSSNIVRSALPPPPQNVPITTSTFYIPQTNSFATLNPDTPISTTAISTTAPTPTTLPPRTTRSRQTKRSNPSSPTAQSPPPTYTFVPETPVSSSPPHKKTFVPQNSPTNSIAKTITFSQNSNKLHWMTFKAICLKHKIP from the coding sequence atgtattttatagaggctgtcaagtttgaatctgaggtagcaactctcagatacaaaaatggtcacactttacgtgaagccagacaggaagcacgtcgacaaggtttctctcatactccatattctagcaacatcgttcgctcagcccttccccctccacctcaaaatGTCCCCAttaccacttctacattctacatccctcagaccaattcctttgccactctaaacccagacaccccaatctcaaccacagctatctcaactacagccccaacaccaaccactctccctccccgcactactcgcagtagacagactaaacgttctaacccttcttcccctacagcacagtcacctccacctacctatacctttgttcctgagacaccagtctcctcttccccccctcataagaaaacctttgttccACAAAattctccaaccaattccattgcaaaaacaattaccttctcacaaaactccaACAAACTTCactggatgacattcaaagctatatgcttgaaacacaagatcccataa
- the LOC138864549 gene encoding replication factor C subunit 1-like has translation MDYCGHLRNAVINPLIHHGQDGVQDAVKAMTTYDLLREDLESLLELSQWPGSKDPMSRVDSKVKAAFTRLYNKESQPSPYVSVQISKKKGNRGGDDMYDEEEVEEDEEDTDDVASDAMIKIKKGGQKKVTEIGKVKGKGLPSSRGNSGRGRGRGKK, from the exons ATGGATTATTGTGGGCATCTGAGAAATGCTGTGATCAACCCCTTAATCCATCATGGGCAAGATGGTGTACAAGATGCTGTAAAAGCTATGACCACCTATGATCTCTTGCGAGAGGACCTGGAATCCTTGTTAGAACTTAGTCAGTGGCCGGGAAGCAAGGATCCAATGAGTAGGGTTGATAGCAAG GTCAAAGCTGCCTTCACACGCCTTTATAACAAAGAAAGCCAGCCAAGTCCATATGTTTCTGTACAAATATCCAAAAAGAAGGGAAACAGGGGTGGAGATGACATGTATgatgaggaagaagtagaggaagatgaagaggacacCGATGATGTAGCTTCAGATGCCATGATTAAG ATCAAGAAGGGTGGACAAAAGAAGGTGACAGAAATTGGCAAAGTAAAAGGCAAAGGATTACCCAGCAGTAGAGGAaacagtggaagagggagaggaagagggaagaagtaa